The sequence GTGAAGGATCCTTTGCGCGGCTTTTATGAGTGGCGTCAACGTTCGTAATTCCATGGCACAATCAAGGAATGGATGCTCTAACAGTTCTTCCGCTGTTGCTCTGTCATCAGCATCCACTTGCAAACATTTATCCAAGAAGTCTTGGAAAGCAGGTGAAAGTTTATCCCACCTGGGTATCTTTGGTCTGCCAACAGCAGCTATAAAGTATAGAGCTCTCAATGGAGTTTCCTTCATGTATGGAGGTTCACCTTCAATCATCTCAATTGCCATTATTCCCAGGGACCACACATCCACTTTCTTTCCATATTGCTTTCTTTTGACAACCTCTGGTGCCATCCAATATGGAGTTCCAACCATTGTCTGTCTCTTCTCGTCTCCGACTATGTTGGCACAAAATCCAAAATCGGTTACTTTGACAGTGCCATCCATACCCAAAAGAACATTGTCAGATTTAATGTCTCTGTGAATAGTGCCTTTTGAATGCAGGAATGCAATAGCTTGGAGGGTTTCACGGCAAACTGCAGCTATTTGGCCTTCTTTCATTACCACTTCTGTGACTACATCTGTTAACGAGCCTCCATCTAATAGTTCCATAGCAACCCATAAGTGGTCATAACTTAAAAAAGAATCAAGGAAGTTCACTAAATTTTTGTGATTGAAGCCCTTTAGAACATTGATTTCATTAAGAATAAGAtccttttttgtttgtttagttAGATCAATATCTTTGATGGCCACTCTTGAATTGTCTTTGCTGTCTATAGCAACAAACACCACACCtggaaatgtttttttcaaattagtaggtaaaagtttttataatatgtctaTGCCTAATGAGGCTTCTTGATGTCAAAAGACATGCTTTTTAGGGTTAATATAGGttgattttaaatagtaaatatgaACTACTACTTTAATAATCACCTCAAGGTCAAAACAAATTAAGAGATTGTAAAACTCCATTCAAACTTTTGATATACAGTAGTAATTGTGGTAAGAAGGGCTTCTgtaaataaaacgaaaaaaaatccctaaaataacttaaacttTGAATGCAACATTATAAGAATTTTAAGTTATGTGATTTCAAAAACACCAATAAtccatttataaatgtatggtgtagaaaaagaaatacatcTTTTTTGGATTTAGGcctttttaattagaaattttGAGAAGCCAAAGTTATAGCATCTCTAGGGGTATCAGGCTAATAAAGAGGTTGAGAACtttattctgtaaaataagagttacaatatttgaaagacaataaatgttatgttgttattaattttattgaacctACACTAAGCTTGTGTTAATTTGTTACCAAgataaattagattttatcTTAATTACAACACATTAAACATACTTTAAGACTTGTAAGCGCTTGTTTATAATGACCATGAAAACCATATTTTTCCATAAACAATGCAGCCTTAATTTGTACTGCTGATAACTTTTGTATAAACTGAAAAGACAGTACTGTAAACATCAGTAAAAGAGCACTTCATCCATATGTACGAAAAGCCAATACAATGTTTAATCACAATCAAGGTCATGTATGATAAGATAATAGATATTATGTTCCTACTTCACAGAACAATTTGAAACATTTAGTATGCATTTTTTGTGGCTTATGCAAAACTGTTGCCTCACTCACCTTGATTAAGGTCTTTAATATGTTTAACTTCCTTAAGAC is a genomic window of Pieris napi chromosome 2, ilPieNapi1.2, whole genome shotgun sequence containing:
- the LOC125057729 gene encoding serine/threonine-protein kinase PAK 2, with product MTGRSGRGVFGKLFSKKQLNKDERVQEIGMPTNVKQHIHVSMNSETGMLEGLPASWLRQLNAQISPAEQSENPNAAIQAVAFHNFHVLKKEQAEKEPCKPIITEEAITKEGIEIKKFIAKKNAHQSQDSDISIGQSSEEDVGSSTDTLSQRQTMPAAPTKNSIKKKDAVMDLTAVVQDLTLIGTEPEESPILRKKELINAAMSDEEIYEELRRICNKDDPYVRFERVKQLGAGASGVVFVAIDSKDNSRVAIKDIDLTKQTKKDLILNEINVLKGFNHKNLVNFLDSFLSYDHLWVAMELLDGGSLTDVVTEVVMKEGQIAAVCRETLQAIAFLHSKGTIHRDIKSDNVLLGMDGTVKVTDFGFCANIVGDEKRQTMVGTPYWMAPEVVKRKQYGKKVDVWSLGIMAIEMIEGEPPYMKETPLRALYFIAAVGRPKIPRWDKLSPAFQDFLDKCLQVDADDRATAEELLEHPFLDCAMELRTLTPLIKAAQRILHKNYD